In Chitinispirillum alkaliphilum, the following are encoded in one genomic region:
- a CDS encoding cation diffusion facilitator family transporter, with protein sequence MEINEDKQVTKSKKEENYLKASTYGALSFALISFFLGVTLRSQVIIFDGLFSAISVLLSFLTLFAFRYMKKSDWRRFPFGKDTIEPLVVLSKYVALIALLIGSLIAAIVAIFQGGREIDVGAGLLYAVFAFFYCLIMYRILIGTNKKLGSNLIRTEASEWYLDSIVSFGVLLGFLIAYGFTFVPALAPYQSYIDPVMMIVLGIYFLEWPINEIRKALRSLLEMRPTDESSAYVDRVIKDIQHAWRFQESFTRVTKPRQNLWLEVDFIVGKDNLDLSIREQDRIRKEIIARITDKYEGDHWVTVVFTNEREFAI encoded by the coding sequence ATGGAGATAAATGAGGACAAACAGGTTACAAAAAGCAAAAAAGAAGAGAATTATTTAAAAGCATCCACCTATGGAGCCCTGTCTTTTGCGCTGATATCGTTTTTTTTGGGGGTTACCTTGCGCTCTCAGGTTATCATATTCGATGGGCTCTTTTCCGCTATCAGTGTTCTTTTATCTTTTTTAACTCTTTTTGCCTTTCGGTATATGAAAAAATCTGATTGGAGGCGGTTTCCTTTTGGGAAGGATACGATTGAACCGTTGGTTGTACTGAGTAAGTATGTGGCCCTGATAGCCCTTCTCATAGGTTCATTGATTGCAGCTATTGTAGCGATTTTCCAGGGTGGTCGTGAGATTGACGTGGGAGCGGGGCTCCTATATGCAGTATTTGCCTTTTTTTATTGTTTAATCATGTACAGAATTCTGATCGGAACCAATAAAAAATTAGGATCAAACCTTATACGAACAGAAGCATCAGAGTGGTATCTGGATTCAATTGTTTCTTTTGGGGTTCTTTTAGGTTTCCTTATTGCCTATGGGTTTACCTTTGTGCCTGCATTGGCTCCTTATCAGTCCTACATTGACCCGGTGATGATGATTGTTTTGGGCATTTACTTTCTTGAATGGCCTATTAATGAAATCAGAAAAGCATTACGGTCACTTCTTGAAATGCGTCCAACGGACGAAAGCAGTGCGTATGTGGATAGGGTGATAAAAGACATTCAGCACGCATGGCGTTTTCAGGAATCATTTACCAGAGTAACCAAGCCTCGTCAGAATCTGTGGCTGGAAGTTGATTTTATTGTCGGGAAAGATAATCTGGATTTATCCATTCGGGAACAGGACCGTATTCGTAAAGAGATTATTGCAAGAATTACCGATAAATACGAAGGGGATCATTGGGTAACAGTGGTTTTTACTAATGAGCGGGAGTTTGCGATATAG